In the genome of Paenibacillus sp. FSL R5-0766, one region contains:
- a CDS encoding MarR family transcriptional regulator — translation MYNSDFAKCWSRLTKDYKLHMDQELAPSLTEAQLAVLEVLEDHQKMKPSDLIPYLSTTPAAVTMLLDRMEKNDLIRRNRDNQDRRIVWVSLSEKGRMETERGITIRNEFMNSVLSNISMHNQQLLVYLLGKMTTPKTKEPALSTSV, via the coding sequence ATGTATAATTCCGATTTTGCCAAGTGCTGGTCCAGGTTGACCAAAGATTATAAATTGCATATGGATCAAGAGCTGGCACCCTCATTAACAGAGGCTCAGCTGGCTGTTCTGGAGGTACTTGAAGATCATCAGAAAATGAAACCTTCGGATCTGATTCCTTATCTGTCTACTACGCCAGCTGCTGTAACCATGCTGCTCGATCGAATGGAGAAGAATGATCTGATTCGCAGGAATCGGGATAATCAGGATCGACGCATTGTGTGGGTATCTCTGTCAGAGAAAGGAAGAATGGAGACAGAGCGGGGAATCACCATCCGTAATGAATTCATGAACTCTGTTCTCAGTAACATTTCGATGCACAATCAACAATTGCTGGTATATCTGTTAGGCAAAATGACAACACCCAAGACCAAAGAGCCTGCCTTATCTACTTCGGTATGA